The following nucleotide sequence is from Pseudomonadota bacterium.
ATCGGGGCGGATTGCCAGCATCTGCGCTGTCTCGCCAAAGTTTCCGTGGATATGTTTGTTCTCAGGACAGTCTTCGGCGAAGCGGGTTTCGGCGGTGAGCCAATAGTTGACCGTCGTGATCTGAACATCGTCATAGTCACAGCGGAAGTGATCGCGGAGGCTCTTGATTCCCCAGTCGTTGTACATGTGCCCACTGATGAAAAAGAACTTCCGGATTCCGGTCTCGTAGAGCGCCGTGGACAAGTCGTAGAGAACCCGAATCATCGTATCGGCGCGCAGCCACAGGGTGCCTGGAAAATTGCCGTGACTCTGAGAAATTCCGACTGAGATGGGCGGGATCATAGGAACGCCCGTATTGGCGGATACGCGCTTTGAAATCTCCATGGCCTGTGCCGTATCTGTCGACAGGGGAAGATGAGGACCATGCTGTTCGATCGCGCCAACTGGTATAATCACCATGTTGCAGCGCTCGACATATTCTTCGACTTCTTCCCAGGTAAACTCCTCCCACAGGACCGGAGTCCCTTTTTTCCATTCGAACTTCATCGGCTTGTTCCTCCAAAGTCGCGCGCGGTGTATTTCGTTTGGTCAGTTGCCCAATGTTTGGTCAGTTGCTCAAGTCAGGCGGCTAATCTCCAACTGCTATCCGAATTCGCCAAAACCGTATCATCGGCCGATGGGCAGCGTGAAGCTTATTCGATGGGCGGCGATGCCGGGGAGGGCTTCCGATTGCCGGCCCGTACCCATCTGTGGGCACAAAAAAACGGGGCCGGCACTAGGCCGACCCCGTTCATTTCGTTCGTCGCGTTCCCGGCTATTCGAGGAATATTTCGACGCGGCGGTTTCTGCCTTCCTTGACGCCATCGACGGTTTTGGCCGCCGGCTGGTTCTCGCCAAAGTTCTTGATATTGATGTTCAGATTGACACCGCCGAACCGCCGCATTGTGTCGATGGCGGCAAGTGCCCGCTCCTGCGCGAGGTCCTGATTGTACCCCATGTCGCCGGCACGGTCGGTATGCGCCATGACGGTAACATTATTGTACTTCATTTGCCGGGTCGCCGCGACCGCGTCGCCGAGGGTGCCGGTCGCGTCCTTGCTAATCTCTGCG
It contains:
- a CDS encoding creatininase family protein, which codes for MKFEWKKGTPVLWEEFTWEEVEEYVERCNMVIIPVGAIEQHGPHLPLSTDTAQAMEISKRVSANTGVPMIPPISVGISQSHGNFPGTLWLRADTMIRVLYDLSTALYETGIRKFFFISGHMYNDWGIKSLRDHFRCDYDDVQITTVNYWLTAETRFAEDCPENKHIHGNFGETAQMLAIRPDLVKMDRAEDVPDFFTLFDYRFDQVSPNGIIGGNATGATAEDGRIMLDAFEASITEMVLKGLAEKMPIPGGYQRKNKDLQVKKRRSWSS